A region of Silurus meridionalis isolate SWU-2019-XX chromosome 15, ASM1480568v1, whole genome shotgun sequence DNA encodes the following proteins:
- the LOC124397690 gene encoding 5-hydroxytryptamine receptor 2C, which translates to MAPVRCTNPNNQNHSGFDYSELVTSCMSKGRNWPALVILLIIFFTIGGNILVIMAVSLENKLHSATNLFLRSLAVADLLVGVLVMPTSLINILYNNSWPLPHVLCPMWIFLDVLFCTASIMHLCAISLDRYVGIRSPIQHSRTNSSCRAMTKISAVWTISIVISLPIPVISLQDEQKFLVNGSCVLTEPRFMLVGSSVVFFLPLIIMVVCYCLTMRVLQQHLATFSTESSNCTNTKQALPQPSLLREDPSSHSNSPVKTVLQHLSPTLRVRVCTGLRAPVKRRMVQAIKNERRASQVLGIVFFLFLVMWCPFFITNVLIAMCQDGCGEHLLRLMDIFVWVGYVSSGVNPFIYTLFNKNYRHAFSRYLRCRYHTLANPVLSNSVCQVYSVTPTPMLWDRSFTDTNAKAGSGFSASNHGHKHEKMLKEGVSDFASSTDNISRV; encoded by the exons ATGGCTCCAGTACGCTGTACTAATCCCAACAACCAGAACCATTCTGGATTTGACTATTCAGAACTGGTAACCAGTTGCATGAGCAAAGGGAGGAACTGGCCTGCTTTGGTCATTCTGCTCATCATCTTCTTCACCATTGGTGGGAATATTTTAGTAATAATGGCAGTGTCCTTGGAGAATAAGCTGCACAGTGCAACCAACCTTTTTCTGCGCTCGCTGGCTGTAGCAGACCTGCTGGTGGGAGTTTTGGTCATGCCAACATCTCTTATCAACATCCTCTATA ATAACTCGTGGCCTCTGCCCCACGTGCTGTGCCCCATGTGGATCTTTCTGGATGTGTTGTTCTGTACCGCCTCCATCATGCACCTCTGTGCCATTTCTTTGGACCGCTACGTTGGAATCCGCAGCCCGATCCAACACAGCCGCACCAACTCCTCCTGCAGGGCCATGACCAAGATCAGTGCAGTCTGGACCATCTCCATCG TCATCTCGTTACCCATCCCTGTGATCAGCTTGCAGGATGAGCAGAAGTTCTTGGTTAACGGCAGTTGTGTCCTCACTGAGCCACGCTTCATGCTGGTGGGTTCCTCCGTGGTGTTTTTCCTCCCGCTCATAATCATGGTGGTGTGCTACTGCCTGACCATGCGCGTGCTCCAGCAGCATCTGGCCACCTTCTCCACTGAGAGCAGTAACTGTACTAACACCAAGCAGGCATTACCTCAACCCAGCCTCCTGAGAGAAGATCCTTCCTCTCATTCCAATTCTCCAGTGAAAACAGTGTTGCAGCACCTGAGCCCAACGCTGAGGGTACGAGTATGTACAGGCCTTCGAGCTCCTGTCAAACGCCGCATGGTACAGGCCATCAAGAATGAGCGTAGGGCTTCTCAGGTTTTGGGCATAGTCTTTTTCCTCTTCCTGGTCATGTGGTGCCCCTTTTTTATCACCAACGTTCTGATTGCTATGTGCCAGGATGGATGTGGTGAACACTTACTCAGACTGATGGACATATTTGTATGGGTGGGCTACGTTTCCTCTGGAGTGAACCCGTTTATCTACACCCTGTTCAACAAGAACTATCGCCATGCCTTCTCCCGCTACCTGCGCTGTCGCTATCATACACTTGCTAATCCTGTGCTCAGTAACTCAGTGTGTCAGGTTTATTCCGTCACACCCACCCCTATGCTGTGGGACAGGAGCTTCACAGACACTAATGCCAAAGCTGGCTCAGGGTTCAGTGCCTCCAATCATGGACACAAACATGAGAAGATGCTAAAAGAAGGTGTTAGTGATTTTGCAAGCTCCACAGATAACATCAGTAGAGTCTGA